One genomic window of Actinoplanes lobatus includes the following:
- a CDS encoding suppressor of fused domain protein encodes MDATQQANRALARDLADTVGGTPTARRYYLDDARTRHVDIAKFVDRPQPGVITYATLGLSDTPLPRQVRPPLGVEVLGVCDAKVAFHVVLAAIAGRVKTRSEHGEPGAVFPNVVPAQMSATLRHAVLVPQFLWESAFGTRVVDYKTVAWLLAVPISDAERDFCAEHGPDALEARFEQARIDIFNPNRPSAV; translated from the coding sequence GTGGATGCGACGCAGCAGGCGAACCGGGCTCTCGCCCGGGATCTGGCGGACACGGTCGGCGGCACGCCGACCGCCCGGCGGTACTACTTGGACGACGCGCGCACCCGGCACGTCGACATCGCCAAGTTCGTCGACCGGCCGCAGCCCGGCGTGATCACGTACGCCACGCTGGGGTTGTCCGACACGCCGCTGCCGCGTCAGGTCCGTCCGCCACTGGGCGTGGAGGTGCTCGGCGTCTGTGACGCCAAGGTCGCCTTCCACGTGGTGCTCGCCGCGATCGCCGGCCGGGTGAAGACCCGGTCGGAACACGGCGAGCCGGGCGCGGTCTTCCCGAACGTCGTCCCGGCGCAGATGTCCGCGACGCTGCGGCACGCCGTGCTGGTGCCGCAGTTCCTCTGGGAGTCCGCGTTCGGCACCCGGGTGGTCGACTACAAGACGGTCGCCTGGCTGCTGGCCGTGCCGATCTCCGATGCCGAGCGCGACTTCTGCGCCGAGCACGGGCCGGACGCCCTGGAGGCCCGCTTCGAGCAGGCCCGGATCGACATCTTCAACCCGAACCGGCCCTCGGCCGTTTGA
- a CDS encoding IS3 family transposase, whose product MLLRLAYLGITNTFALLPGGDRGKDIEILSLRHQLTVLQRQLDGQRVRFEPADRAWLAALLHPLPRPTLRGLRLLVRPDTILKWHRDLIARRHATQSRPRRRGRPRTLRSIRVLVLRLAEENGSWGYRRVHGELLTLGITVAASTVWEIMRQAGIDPAPERAATTWTDFLRSQAEALLAVDFIETVTLTGARMYVLAAIEHASRRIRILGVTAHPTAAWVGQVARNLVMDLDDANCRVKYLIRDRDGNTQAYSTRSSPTPASRSYSRRPNPPNDFGHGTLGADLPPRTSGPHTDLEPAAPAACTTRVRAVLQPTSTASGDRERPAAEVAARTDHRPGPLTRLNIHRHDRLGGVLHEYKHAA is encoded by the coding sequence ATGCTGCTGCGTCTGGCGTACCTGGGCATCACGAACACGTTTGCGCTGCTGCCCGGCGGCGACCGGGGCAAGGACATCGAGATCCTGTCGCTGCGCCACCAGTTGACAGTGCTGCAACGCCAACTCGACGGCCAGCGGGTCCGATTCGAACCGGCCGACCGGGCGTGGCTGGCCGCGCTGCTGCACCCGCTGCCGAGGCCGACCCTGCGGGGTCTGCGGCTGCTGGTCCGACCCGACACGATTCTCAAGTGGCACCGTGACCTGATTGCCCGCCGCCACGCCACACAATCGCGGCCGCGACGGCGTGGCAGGCCTCGCACACTGCGTTCCATCCGGGTGCTGGTGTTGCGCCTGGCTGAGGAGAACGGCAGCTGGGGGTATCGCAGGGTGCACGGCGAACTACTCACCCTCGGGATCACGGTTGCCGCATCCACCGTCTGGGAGATCATGCGTCAGGCCGGGATCGACCCGGCACCCGAGCGTGCCGCCACGACCTGGACGGACTTCCTACGGTCACAGGCCGAAGCGCTGCTGGCCGTCGACTTCATCGAGACCGTGACGCTGACCGGTGCGAGAATGTACGTCCTGGCGGCGATCGAGCACGCCAGCCGGCGGATCCGGATCCTGGGCGTCACGGCGCACCCGACCGCTGCCTGGGTTGGTCAGGTGGCACGCAACCTGGTCATGGACCTCGACGACGCCAACTGCAGGGTCAAGTATCTGATCCGGGACCGGGACGGCAATACCCAGGCGTATTCGACGCGATCCTCACCGACGCCGGCATCCAGGTCGTACTCTCGGCGTCCGAATCCCCCGAATGACTTCGGTCATGGAACGCTGGGTGCGGACCTGCCGCCGCGAACTTCTGGACCGCACACTGATCTGGAACCAGCGGCACCTGCTGCATGCACTACGCGAGTACGAGCGGTTCTACAACCAACATCGACCGCATCAGGCGATCGCGAACGCCCGGCCGCTGAAGTCGCTGCCCGAACCGATCACCGACCCGGACCACTCACCCGACTGAACATCCACCGGCACGACCGCCTCGGCGGCGTCCTCCACGAATACAAACACGCTGCCTGA
- a CDS encoding Na+/H+ antiporter subunit D: MTWLVPLPVVMPLLGAAATLLMFRRPRVQRAISVSVLTATLLVSGMLLVLAADGPLVVAVGGWPVPMGIVLVADQLATLMLVVSSAVTLCVLLYSIGQGGADGDEEHPLSVYHPTYLILTAGVTNAFLSGDLFNLYVGFEILLAASYVLITLGGTETRIRAGTTYVVVSLLSSVIFLAGIGLIYAATGTLNMAQLVERLDALPDGVRLVLQGMLLLAFGIKAAIFPLSAWLPDSYPTAPAPVTAVFAGLLTKVGVYAIIRTETLLFPGGRVADLLMVAALSTMVVGILGAVAQSDIKRLLSFTLVSHIGYLLFGVGLASRAGLSAAVFYTLHHIVVQTTLFLVAGLIERRGGSTALDRLGGLARTAPLLAVLFFLPALNLAGIPPFSGFLGKLGLIQAGAGDGSALSWLLVGGSAVTSLLTLYALARVWNLAFWRTPVAGPVAAPLRSSRLMVTSTAALVVAGMLFTVAAGPLYSLTDTVAADLLARSPYVRAVLP; the protein is encoded by the coding sequence ATGACGTGGCTTGTTCCGCTTCCGGTGGTCATGCCGCTGCTGGGCGCCGCGGCGACACTGTTGATGTTCCGGCGGCCGCGAGTGCAGCGGGCGATCAGTGTGAGCGTGCTGACCGCGACCCTGCTGGTGTCGGGCATGCTGCTGGTGCTGGCCGCCGACGGGCCGCTGGTCGTGGCGGTCGGTGGCTGGCCGGTGCCGATGGGGATCGTGCTCGTCGCCGACCAGTTGGCCACGCTGATGCTGGTGGTGTCGTCGGCGGTGACGCTGTGTGTGCTGCTCTACTCGATCGGGCAGGGTGGCGCGGACGGTGACGAGGAGCATCCGCTGTCGGTGTACCACCCGACCTATCTGATCCTGACCGCCGGTGTGACGAACGCGTTCCTCTCCGGCGATCTGTTCAATCTGTACGTCGGGTTCGAGATCCTGCTGGCGGCCAGCTATGTGCTGATCACGCTGGGCGGGACCGAGACGCGGATCCGGGCCGGGACGACGTACGTGGTGGTCAGTCTGCTGTCGTCGGTGATCTTCCTGGCCGGGATCGGGCTGATCTATGCGGCCACCGGGACGCTGAACATGGCGCAGCTGGTGGAGCGGCTGGACGCGCTGCCCGACGGGGTGCGGCTGGTGTTGCAGGGCATGCTGCTGCTGGCGTTCGGGATCAAGGCGGCGATCTTCCCGCTGTCGGCGTGGCTTCCGGACAGTTATCCGACGGCGCCGGCGCCGGTCACGGCGGTGTTCGCCGGGCTGCTGACGAAGGTCGGCGTGTACGCGATCATCCGGACCGAGACGCTGCTGTTCCCCGGTGGGCGGGTCGCCGACCTGCTGATGGTCGCGGCGCTGTCGACGATGGTGGTCGGCATCCTGGGTGCGGTGGCGCAGTCCGACATCAAGCGGCTGTTGTCGTTCACGCTGGTCAGTCACATCGGCTACCTGTTGTTCGGGGTGGGTCTGGCGTCGCGGGCCGGACTGTCGGCGGCCGTGTTCTACACGCTGCACCACATCGTGGTGCAGACGACGTTGTTCCTGGTGGCGGGGTTGATCGAGCGGCGTGGCGGGAGCACCGCGCTGGATCGGCTGGGCGGGCTGGCGCGGACGGCGCCGCTGCTGGCGGTGCTGTTCTTCCTGCCGGCGCTGAACCTGGCCGGGATACCGCCGTTCTCCGGGTTCCTCGGCAAGCTGGGGCTCATCCAGGCCGGCGCCGGCGACGGTTCGGCGTTGTCGTGGCTGCTGGTGGGCGGGTCGGCGGTGACCAGCCTGCTCACCCTGTACGCCCTGGCGCGGGTGTGGAACCTGGCGTTCTGGCGTACGCCGGTGGCCGGTCCGGTGGCCGCGCCGCTGCGGTCGTCGCGGCTGATGGTGACGTCGACCGCCGCGCTGGTCGTGGCGGGAATGCTGTTCACCGTGGCGGCCGGGCCGCTGTACTCGCTCACCGACACGGTGGCCGCGGATCTGCTGGCGCGAAGCCCCTATGTGCGGGCGGTGCTGCCGTGA
- a CDS encoding FtsX-like permease family protein, giving the protein MLGLVGRRARSQWPLLAALLAVVTAGAALLGVCALLVTVSADRAREKAAAAATPAQIEVTGYAVTVARADVPSVAADTRRVLAEALAPFAVATSGRASSVMRPLSDGRIGYLSGVEDLPRRASLVSGRWPGSADEAAVLEPTARLLGLSAGDRVVLGTERARDPAPPLTIEITAIVRTKPAAGWDRDPLGGAGFDLAYRGASALQPAEAYGPFLVDYPGLLSGTSALSRLEITARPDLSDPDHRALARIEAGTLAADRRLSAVLGERVQIERVGSALPGVLAEARRQQQVTTAAVLAVGVLAVALTAAALALAGRLTADVRGEETALLSAMGASRWQLGGVAAAEAGLLALVATVLAVPLSSAVHVWLGGDLAVTGVQVGAVAAGTLLAILVTAGGRERPAPLARSGADLLLVALAAAGWWQLTSQPDTAQTRVDAVRILSPALLLAAGCVLALRLVPAALHAADRLVPRTRGLPVPLAVVQAARRPTAAALLIALGCAAATFGVAFDATWHRSQRDQADLSVGTDLAITLGGPPAAGQGAMVTAAVGGTVAPAVNRGIAVGQWLGGNDEPPRLVAVDAHRAGTLLRGGGEDWAAVGAGLAPADAAPGITVPSGSRIMVTGRATGTAPLATTPRLILQDPTGLRTVCSAAATPLDGRPHEMPGCSDGDGLRLVAVMLPVTSDAFGWDATGDSRIDVTVTIPGAAGGGTWTAGSSEPYPDQLRKPAITVSGATLRMTATVQLGGPAEAARQVVATSFADPGPVPVAVSRRLAEQLTVSPGSELQVTVGNTPVPVKVSSIVAGVPSAPGSVALLADLDTLSRVLLARGDPQMPVDAWWVAHPSNAAASDGLHLGEVHTRTGEAMRLTTGPVPAGLPAVLRLLVPAAVLLLLAGVTLHVTCDLQARAVEVARLRGLGMRRRDIRTALLGQHTIVMVPLLAAGAAVGALATWVVAPLMIRSETGAAPVPAVAPVWPWPAELAVLGALTAGCLIAVAGVVIVLSRRADAAHLRVTS; this is encoded by the coding sequence GTGCTGGGGCTCGTCGGGCGCCGGGCACGGTCGCAGTGGCCGCTGCTCGCCGCGCTGCTGGCGGTGGTGACGGCCGGGGCGGCGCTGCTCGGGGTGTGTGCGCTGCTGGTGACGGTGAGCGCGGACCGGGCGCGGGAGAAGGCGGCCGCGGCGGCCACGCCGGCGCAGATCGAGGTGACCGGGTACGCGGTGACGGTCGCCCGCGCCGATGTGCCCTCGGTGGCGGCCGACACCCGGCGGGTGCTGGCCGAGGCGCTGGCGCCGTTCGCGGTGGCCACGTCGGGGCGGGCGTCGTCGGTGATGCGGCCGCTGTCGGACGGCCGGATCGGCTATCTGTCCGGGGTGGAGGATCTGCCGCGGCGGGCGTCGCTGGTGTCCGGCCGATGGCCCGGTTCCGCCGATGAGGCCGCCGTGCTCGAACCGACGGCCCGCCTGCTGGGCCTGTCGGCCGGGGATCGGGTCGTTCTCGGGACCGAGCGGGCCCGCGATCCGGCGCCGCCGTTGACGATCGAGATCACGGCGATCGTACGGACGAAGCCCGCCGCCGGCTGGGATCGTGACCCGCTCGGCGGCGCCGGATTCGATCTGGCGTACCGGGGTGCGAGCGCGTTGCAGCCGGCCGAGGCGTACGGGCCCTTCCTCGTCGACTATCCCGGCCTGCTGTCGGGTACGTCGGCGCTGTCCCGGCTGGAGATCACCGCCCGCCCCGATCTGTCCGATCCCGACCATCGCGCGCTGGCCCGGATCGAGGCCGGCACCCTGGCGGCCGACCGGCGGCTGTCGGCGGTGCTCGGTGAGCGGGTGCAGATCGAACGGGTCGGCTCCGCCCTGCCCGGGGTGCTGGCCGAGGCCCGCCGGCAGCAGCAGGTCACCACGGCCGCGGTGCTGGCGGTCGGGGTCCTGGCGGTGGCGCTGACCGCGGCCGCTCTGGCGCTGGCCGGCCGGCTGACCGCGGACGTGCGCGGCGAGGAGACGGCGCTGCTGTCGGCGATGGGCGCGAGCCGCTGGCAGCTGGGCGGGGTCGCGGCCGCCGAGGCGGGGCTTCTCGCGCTGGTCGCGACGGTTCTGGCGGTGCCGTTGTCGTCGGCGGTGCACGTCTGGCTCGGCGGGGACCTGGCGGTCACCGGTGTGCAGGTGGGTGCGGTGGCCGCCGGGACGCTGCTGGCCATCCTGGTGACGGCCGGTGGGCGGGAGCGTCCGGCGCCGCTGGCCCGGTCGGGCGCGGATCTGCTGCTGGTGGCGCTGGCGGCGGCCGGCTGGTGGCAGCTGACGTCGCAGCCGGACACCGCCCAGACCCGGGTCGACGCGGTCCGGATCCTGTCGCCCGCGCTGCTGCTGGCCGCCGGTTGTGTGCTGGCGTTGCGGCTGGTGCCGGCCGCCCTGCACGCGGCGGACCGTCTGGTCCCGCGCACGCGTGGCCTTCCGGTGCCGTTGGCGGTGGTCCAGGCCGCCCGCCGGCCGACCGCGGCCGCCCTGCTGATCGCGCTCGGATGTGCGGCCGCCACGTTCGGGGTCGCGTTCGACGCCACCTGGCACCGGTCGCAGCGTGACCAGGCCGATCTGTCGGTCGGCACCGACCTGGCGATCACCCTGGGCGGACCGCCGGCCGCCGGGCAGGGTGCGATGGTGACGGCGGCGGTCGGCGGGACGGTGGCCCCGGCCGTGAACCGTGGTATCGCCGTGGGCCAGTGGCTGGGCGGCAACGATGAGCCGCCACGGCTCGTCGCGGTCGACGCCCACCGGGCCGGAACCCTGCTGCGCGGCGGCGGCGAGGACTGGGCGGCGGTCGGTGCGGGCCTCGCCCCGGCCGACGCTGCCCCGGGCATCACGGTGCCGTCGGGGAGCCGGATCATGGTGACCGGCCGGGCCACCGGGACGGCGCCGCTGGCCACCACGCCGCGGCTGATCCTCCAGGATCCGACCGGCCTGCGGACCGTGTGTTCGGCGGCGGCCACCCCGTTGGACGGCCGCCCGCACGAGATGCCGGGATGCTCCGACGGGGACGGGTTGCGGCTGGTGGCCGTCATGCTGCCGGTCACCTCCGACGCGTTCGGCTGGGACGCGACCGGTGACAGCCGCATCGACGTCACGGTGACGATCCCGGGCGCGGCCGGCGGTGGAACGTGGACGGCCGGGTCGTCGGAGCCCTATCCGGACCAGTTGCGGAAGCCGGCGATCACGGTTTCCGGCGCGACGTTGCGGATGACCGCGACGGTGCAGCTCGGCGGTCCGGCCGAGGCGGCCCGGCAGGTGGTCGCGACGTCGTTCGCGGATCCGGGGCCGGTGCCGGTGGCGGTGTCGCGGCGGCTCGCCGAACAGCTGACAGTGTCGCCCGGATCGGAGTTGCAGGTGACGGTCGGCAACACGCCCGTACCGGTGAAGGTCTCGTCGATCGTGGCCGGTGTGCCGTCGGCGCCCGGGTCGGTGGCGCTGCTCGCCGACCTGGACACGCTGTCGCGGGTGCTGCTCGCGCGCGGTGACCCGCAGATGCCGGTCGACGCGTGGTGGGTCGCCCATCCGTCGAACGCCGCGGCTTCCGACGGGCTCCATCTCGGTGAGGTCCACACGCGTACGGGTGAGGCCATGCGATTGACCACCGGCCCGGTTCCGGCCGGGCTGCCCGCGGTGTTGCGGCTGCTGGTGCCGGCCGCGGTCCTGCTGCTGCTCGCCGGGGTGACCCTGCACGTGACCTGTGACCTGCAGGCCCGGGCCGTGGAGGTGGCCCGGCTGCGCGGTCTCGGGATGCGGCGCCGCGACATCCGGACCGCCCTGCTCGGCCAGCACACGATTGTCATGGTGCCGCTGCTGGCGGCCGGTGCGGCGGTGGGTGCGCTGGCCACGTGGGTGGTGGCGCCGCTGATGATCCGCTCGGAGACCGGGGCGGCGCCGGTACCGGCCGTCGCGCCGGTGTGGCCGTGGCCGGCTGAGCTGGCCGTGCTGGGCGCTTTGACGGCCGGTTGCCTGATCGCCGTCGCCGGGGTCGTCATCGTTCTGTCGCGGCGCGCCGACGCCGCTCACCTGCGGGTGACGTCATGA
- a CDS encoding ABC transporter ATP-binding protein has product MIVCESLVRIYQTGSIEVQALQGLDLAVDEGEMVAVVGASGSGKSTLLSILAGIDAPTAGRARVADWDLLAMSRGDRVRYRRHTVGFVRQQTAANLVPYLTSRQVVELPLAAARVSAKERRIRADELLAALDVADCAERRPAQMSGGQQQRVAIAVALANQPRVLLADEPTGELDTATSASVFEAMRKVNREFGVTVVVVTHDPEVSGQVERTVAIRDGRTSSEVLRRTETGADGDTLVIAEEYAVMDRAGRVQIPREYREALALTRRVRLALEADHVTIRSDPS; this is encoded by the coding sequence GTGATCGTCTGCGAGAGCCTGGTGCGGATCTATCAGACCGGGTCGATCGAGGTGCAGGCGCTGCAAGGTCTGGACCTGGCCGTCGACGAGGGTGAGATGGTCGCCGTCGTGGGGGCGTCCGGGTCGGGCAAGTCGACGCTGCTGTCGATCCTCGCCGGGATCGACGCGCCGACCGCCGGGCGGGCCCGGGTCGCCGACTGGGATCTGCTGGCCATGTCGCGCGGCGACCGGGTGCGCTACCGGCGGCACACGGTCGGGTTCGTGCGGCAGCAGACCGCCGCGAACCTGGTGCCGTATCTGACGTCGCGGCAGGTGGTGGAGCTGCCGTTGGCAGCCGCCAGGGTGTCCGCAAAGGAGCGCCGGATCCGCGCCGACGAGCTGCTGGCCGCGCTGGATGTGGCCGACTGCGCGGAGCGGCGGCCGGCGCAGATGTCCGGTGGGCAGCAGCAGCGGGTGGCGATCGCGGTGGCGCTGGCCAATCAGCCGCGGGTGCTGCTGGCCGACGAACCGACCGGCGAGCTGGACACCGCGACGTCGGCGAGCGTGTTCGAGGCGATGCGCAAGGTGAACCGGGAGTTCGGGGTGACCGTCGTGGTCGTCACCCACGATCCGGAGGTGAGTGGGCAGGTGGAGCGTACGGTGGCGATCCGCGACGGCCGCACCAGCAGTGAGGTGTTGCGCCGCACCGAGACCGGCGCCGACGGGGACACTCTGGTGATCGCGGAGGAGTACGCGGTGATGGACCGGGCGGGCCGGGTGCAGATCCCGCGCGAGTACCGGGAGGCGCTGGCGCTGACCCGGCGGGTGCGGCTGGCGCTGGAGGCCGATCACGTGACGATCCGGTCGGACCCGTCGTGA
- a CDS encoding ABC transporter substrate-binding protein, with translation MVRAAALAVVAALLTGAGACGAGGDGESVTVLASWTGGEATAFREVLDRFTARTGIRVDYQGTRALNQVLTTEVQKGTPPDIAVLPSPGDLASFVRRGAVRPLGDVIDAGAEQTHSPQWLRLEQIENARYAVAVKTSLKSLIWYDPRRVPDLSGDTPPTWDELIRLSDRLSTAGGAAWCMGMGSTPVSGWPGTDWIEDLVLHRAGTAVYQRWTAGQVAWTAPEIRRAWTAWGEVALRPGYVRGLLFTDFGDAGRAMHTDPPGCFLHHQASFVAGDGGDLDFVPFPSSGPRAWEVSADLAGLFTDKPQARELMRFLATDEAQSIWPAVSHGSVFSANRGVDPAIYGNAVSRRIAQTLTGTAALCFDASDLMPSAMTNAFYRAVLEYLQSPDRLDQILGRLDQVRTAVPAADWLDVPCGG, from the coding sequence ATGGTGCGTGCCGCCGCGCTGGCCGTCGTCGCCGCCCTGCTCACCGGCGCCGGGGCGTGCGGCGCCGGGGGAGACGGCGAGAGCGTGACCGTGCTCGCGTCGTGGACCGGAGGCGAGGCCACGGCCTTTCGGGAGGTGCTGGACCGATTCACCGCCCGGACCGGCATCCGCGTCGACTACCAGGGCACCCGGGCGCTCAACCAGGTGCTGACCACCGAGGTGCAGAAGGGCACGCCCCCGGACATCGCGGTACTGCCCAGCCCGGGCGACCTCGCGAGCTTCGTACGCCGCGGCGCGGTCCGGCCGCTGGGCGACGTCATCGACGCGGGCGCGGAGCAGACGCACAGCCCGCAGTGGCTACGGCTCGAACAGATCGAGAACGCTCGCTACGCGGTGGCGGTGAAGACATCCCTCAAGAGCCTCATCTGGTACGACCCGCGCCGGGTCCCCGACCTGTCCGGTGACACACCGCCGACCTGGGACGAACTGATCCGGCTGAGCGACCGGCTCAGCACGGCCGGCGGCGCCGCGTGGTGCATGGGTATGGGCTCGACCCCCGTCTCCGGATGGCCCGGCACCGACTGGATCGAGGACCTCGTGCTGCACCGGGCCGGAACCGCGGTGTACCAGCGCTGGACCGCCGGGCAGGTGGCCTGGACCGCACCGGAGATCCGCCGCGCGTGGACGGCCTGGGGCGAGGTCGCGTTACGGCCCGGCTACGTGCGCGGCCTGCTGTTCACCGACTTCGGCGACGCGGGCCGGGCCATGCACACCGACCCGCCCGGGTGTTTCCTGCACCACCAGGCGTCCTTCGTGGCCGGTGACGGCGGCGACCTGGACTTCGTGCCGTTCCCGTCCAGCGGCCCCCGGGCGTGGGAGGTGTCCGCCGACCTGGCCGGCCTGTTCACCGACAAGCCGCAGGCGCGCGAGCTGATGCGGTTCCTGGCGACCGACGAGGCGCAGAGCATCTGGCCGGCGGTCAGCCACGGGTCGGTGTTCTCGGCCAACCGGGGCGTCGACCCGGCGATCTACGGCAACGCGGTGAGCCGGCGCATCGCGCAGACACTCACCGGGACGGCGGCGTTGTGTTTCGACGCGTCCGACCTGATGCCCAGCGCGATGACGAACGCCTTCTACCGGGCGGTCCTGGAGTATCTGCAGTCACCCGATCGTCTCGACCAGATCCTGGGCCGGCTCGACCAGGTCCGCACGGCCGTACCGGCCGCCGACTGGCTGGACGTGCCCTGCGGCGGGTGA
- a CDS encoding ABC transporter ATP-binding protein, whose translation MVRIRGVHRRFGQVHALRGVSFDVPAGSMVALVGRSGSGKTTLLNVVGGLDRPDEGTVEVDGAEVTALDEDGLSRLRREKVSYVFQTFGLIPVLSAAENVGAPLRLARMPAADREKRVALLLDLVGLGEHARQRPGELSGGQQQRVAIARALASSPRLLIADEPTGQLDAETGRSVMALLRAVVESEQVTALVSTHDPVMMALADRVVRISDGQVSE comes from the coding sequence ATGGTGCGTATCCGCGGGGTGCACCGCCGGTTCGGGCAGGTGCACGCGCTGCGCGGGGTGAGTTTCGATGTGCCGGCCGGGAGCATGGTGGCGCTGGTCGGGCGTTCCGGCTCGGGCAAGACGACGCTGCTGAACGTGGTCGGCGGCCTGGACCGCCCCGACGAGGGCACCGTCGAGGTGGACGGCGCCGAGGTCACCGCCCTGGACGAGGACGGCCTGTCGCGGCTGCGCCGGGAGAAGGTGTCGTACGTGTTCCAGACGTTCGGCCTGATCCCGGTGCTGTCGGCGGCGGAGAACGTGGGCGCCCCGCTGCGGCTGGCCCGGATGCCGGCCGCCGACCGGGAGAAGCGGGTGGCGCTGCTGCTCGACCTGGTCGGCCTCGGTGAACACGCGAGACAGCGGCCGGGTGAGCTGTCCGGCGGGCAGCAGCAGCGGGTCGCGATCGCCCGCGCTCTGGCGTCGTCGCCGCGGCTGCTGATCGCCGACGAGCCGACCGGGCAGCTGGACGCGGAGACCGGCCGGTCCGTGATGGCGCTGCTGCGTGCGGTGGTCGAGTCGGAGCAGGTGACGGCGCTGGTGTCGACGCACGATCCGGTGATGATGGCGCTGGCGGACCGGGTGGTCCGGATCAGCGACGGACAGGTCAGCGAGTAG
- a CDS encoding ClpX C4-type zinc finger protein: protein MTGEADTTTPLQLSCSFCAKPHTEVEKVIAGPGVYICNECVQLCNDILEIERQNPSEPTSLPAWEESMTDEQLLGLLPRVAAVGAQIEANLKRLVSTLRGRSVTWTRIGGALGITRQSAWERFSGEE, encoded by the coding sequence ATGACCGGTGAAGCCGACACCACCACCCCGCTCCAGCTCAGCTGCTCGTTCTGCGCCAAACCGCACACCGAGGTCGAGAAGGTGATCGCGGGCCCCGGCGTCTACATCTGCAACGAATGCGTCCAGCTGTGCAACGACATCCTCGAGATCGAGCGGCAGAACCCGAGCGAGCCGACCTCACTGCCGGCCTGGGAGGAGTCGATGACCGACGAACAACTCCTCGGCCTGCTGCCCCGGGTGGCCGCGGTGGGCGCCCAGATCGAGGCGAACCTCAAACGGCTGGTGTCCACCCTGCGCGGCCGCAGCGTCACCTGGACGCGCATCGGCGGCGCGCTCGGCATCACCCGGCAATCCGCATGGGAACGCTTCTCCGGCGAGGAGTAG
- a CDS encoding Na+/H+ antiporter subunit E — protein MAGTRDRLVAVAALTVVWMLLWGSFSWLTLVGGLLVSVLVLAVFPLPRVTFAGRLRPAGLLRFAVRFVVDLWVASFQLAWTALAGRREPRSAVLAVRLAVRSDLNLTMCAEAVSLVPGSLIVDLDRETGVLYVHVFDVAGPADIARFRRDVHEIERRIIGAVGSDAEIAVVEGVRDDHRRCVPCRRGGNDAGPHRPGAVDAGPDRGHGRAAGDHGVCDRRGGRLQPGRDRASDSARVVAARRGRLGGGGPVRRPRGAAEVRYRGGRAVMGVTAVLDAVAGFCLLGGALLSLAAGVGLLRFPDLLSRMHAATKPQVLGLLLILTGTAIRLGTLVDITTLVLVGVFQLITAPVAAHMVGRAAYRAGLVRRELLLTDELAATVRRGRPGRGSRRGW, from the coding sequence ATGGCGGGCACCCGGGACCGGCTGGTAGCGGTGGCCGCGCTCACCGTGGTGTGGATGCTGCTGTGGGGCTCGTTCTCGTGGTTGACGCTGGTCGGTGGCCTGCTGGTGTCGGTGCTGGTGCTGGCGGTGTTCCCGCTGCCGCGGGTGACGTTCGCGGGGCGGCTGCGGCCGGCCGGGCTGCTGCGGTTCGCGGTCCGGTTCGTCGTCGACCTGTGGGTGGCCAGTTTCCAGCTGGCGTGGACGGCCCTGGCGGGGCGGCGGGAGCCGCGCAGCGCGGTGCTGGCTGTTCGGCTCGCGGTCCGGTCGGACCTGAATCTGACGATGTGTGCGGAGGCGGTGTCGCTGGTGCCGGGGAGCCTGATCGTGGACCTGGACCGGGAGACCGGGGTGCTCTACGTCCATGTGTTCGATGTGGCCGGACCGGCGGACATCGCCCGGTTCCGCCGGGATGTGCATGAGATCGAGCGGCGGATCATCGGGGCGGTCGGCTCCGATGCGGAGATCGCCGTCGTCGAGGGGGTTCGGGATGATCATCGTCGCTGTGTTCCTTGCCGCCGCGGCGGGAATGACGCTGGTCCGCATCGTCCGGGGGCCGTCGACGCTGGACCGGATCGTGGCCATGGACGTGCTGCTGGCGATCACGGTGTGTGCGATCGCCGCGGAGGCCGCCTACAGCCGGGACGCGACCGGGCTTCCGATTCTGCTCGGGTTGTCGCTGCTCGGCGCGGTCGGCTCGGTGGCGGTGGCCCGGTTCGCCGGCCCCGCGGCGCCGCGGAAGTCCGGTACCGGGGCGGGAGAGCCGTGATGGGTGTGACCGCGGTGCTGGACGCCGTCGCCGGGTTCTGCCTGCTGGGCGGGGCGCTGCTCAGTCTGGCCGCCGGGGTCGGGCTGCTGCGCTTTCCGGACCTGTTGTCGCGCATGCACGCCGCGACCAAGCCGCAGGTGCTGGGTTTGCTGCTGATCCTCACCGGTACGGCGATCCGGCTCGGCACCCTCGTGGACATCACCACGCTGGTGCTGGTGGGCGTGTTCCAGTTGATCACGGCTCCGGTGGCGGCGCACATGGTGGGGCGTGCCGCCTATCGGGCCGGGCTGGTGCGCCGTGAGCTGCTGCTGACCGACGAACTGGCGGCGACGGTGCGCCGGGGCCGACCCGGCCGAGGTAGCCGTCGCGGCTGGTGA